The Amaranthus tricolor cultivar Red isolate AtriRed21 chromosome 6, ASM2621246v1, whole genome shotgun sequence genome has a segment encoding these proteins:
- the LOC130815133 gene encoding transmembrane 9 superfamily member 7-like gives MGIHGCTSRIFFLFIIFLFLLSLAHSFYLPGVAPRDFQKGDPLQVKVNKLSSTKTQLPYDYYFLNYCKPKKIVNSAENLGEVLRGDRIENSVYTFKMREELTCQVGCRVKLTAEDAKNFKEMIDDEYRVNMILDNLPVAVIRQRRDAQAKVYEHGFRVGFKAKYSGTKDEKYFIHNHLIFKVMYHKDLETDVARIVGFEVTPHSVAHEYKEWKDEDTQLVTCSKNIIQSGTPPQEVDADKEVVFTYDVTFEESDIKWASRWDTYLLMNDDQIHWFSIINSLMIVLFLSGMVAMIMMRTLYRDIANYNQLETQDEAQEETGWKLVHGDVFRPPLNSSLLCVYVGTGVQIFGMTLVTMMFALLGFLSPSNRGGLMTAMVLLWVFMGLFGGYSSARLYKMFKGTEWKKNTLKTAFMFPGILFSIFFVLNTLIWGEKSSGAVPFGTMVALMMLWFGISVPLVFVGSYLGFKKPPMEDPVKTNKIPRQIPEQAWYMKPIFSILIGGILPFGAVFIELFFILTSIWLNQFYYIFGFLFIVFVILVITCAEITIVLCYFQLCSEDYHWWWRSYLTAGSSALYLFLYSIFYFFTKLEITKLVSGILYFGYMLIGSYAFFVLTGTIGFYACFWFVRKIYSSVKID, from the exons ATGGGTATCCATGGATGTACCTCACGGATCTTCTTTCTCTTCATCATCTTTCTATTCCTCTTGTCACTAGCTCATTCCTTTTACCTTCCCGGCGTTGCACCCCGTGATTTCCAGAAG GGAGACCCTCTTCAAGTTAAGGTCAATAAGCTTTCATCTACAAAGACCCAACTTCCTTATGACTACTATTTCTTGAATTATTGCAAGCCAAAGAAAATCGTCAATAGTGCAGAGAACTTGGGTGAAGTTCTTCGTGGTGATCGCATCGAGAATTCTGTCTACACT TTTAAGATGAGAGAGGAGCTGACATGTCAGGTGGGTTGCCGTGTAAAACTCACTGCCGAGGATGCAAAGAATTTCAAGGAGATGATTGATGATGAGTATCGAGTTAATAT GATTCTGGACAACCTGCCAGTTGCTGTAATCAGGCAAAGGAGAGATGCACAAGCTAAGGTCTATGAGCATGGGTTCCGTGTAGGATTCAAAGCAAAGTACTCTGGG ACAAAAGATGAGAAGTATTTTATTCATAATCATCTAATTTTCAAAGTGATGTACCACAAGGATCTTGAAACTGATGTTGCTCGTATAGTTGGTTTTGAGGTTACTCCACATAG TGTTGCTCATGAGTACAAGGAGTGGAAGGATGAAGATACCCAACTAGTTACATGCTCGAAAAATATTATTCAAAGTGGCACCCCTCCACAAGAGGTTGATGCTGACAAAGAGGTCGTGTTCACCTATGATGTTACTTTTGAG GAGAGTGATATTAAATGGGCATCTAGATGGGATACATATCTTTTGATGAATGATGATCAAATCCATTGGTTTTCCATCATCAACTCTTTGATGATTGTTCTTTTCCTTTCTGGAATGGTTGCCATGATCATGATGCGGACACTTTACAGAGATATAGCCAACTACAATCAGTTGGAGACCCAAGATGAGGCACAAGAAGAAACTGGCTGGAAATTGGTTCATGGAGATGTTTTTAGGCCTCCACTAAACTCTAGCCTGTTGTGTGTCTATGTAGGAACTGGGGTTCAAATATTTGGAATGACTTTGGTTACCATGATGTTTGCATTGCTCGGTTTCCTCTCGCCTTCAAATCGTGGTGGCTTGATGACTGCTATGGTTCTGTTGTGGGTCTTCATGGGTTTGTTTGGTGGTTATTCATCAGCTCGGTTGTACAAGATGTTCAAAGGCACGGAGTGGAAGAAGAACACATTGAAAACTGCTTTCATGTTCCCAGGAATACTCTTTAGCATTTTCTTTGTGTTAAATACCTTGATCTGGGGAGAGAAATCATCTGGTGCTGTTCCGTTTGGAACTATGGTTGCACTGATGATGCTATGGTTCGGGATATCAGTTCCGTTGGTTTTTGTTGGCAGTTACTTGGGATTCAAAAAGCCTCCAATGGAGGACCCtgtcaaaacaaacaaaataccCAGACAAATTCCAGAGCAAGCTTGGTACATGAAGCCGATTTTCTCTATTCTAATCGGAGGAATTCTTCCCTTTGGCGCCGTTTTTATTGAACTCTTCTTTATACTGACATCCATATGGCTAAACCAGTTCTACTACATATTTGGCTTCCTTTTCATCGTCTTTGTCATTTTAGTCATTACCTGTGCTGAAATAACCATAGTGCTCTGCTACTTCCAGTTGTGCAGTGAAGATTATCATTGGTGGTGGAGGTCATACTTGACAGCAGGCTCCTCTGCCCTTTACCTGTTCTTGTACTCCATTTTCTATTTCTTCACCAAGCTTGAAATCACAAAGTTGGTTTCCGGGATCCTTTACTTTGGATATATGTTAATCGGTTCATATGCGTTCTTTGTATTGACGGGCACAATCGGTTTCTATGCCTGCTTCTGGTTTGTGAGAAAAATCTACTCATCTGTGAAGATCGACTAA